From Ascaphus truei isolate aAscTru1 chromosome 20, aAscTru1.hap1, whole genome shotgun sequence, one genomic window encodes:
- the FARSA gene encoding phenylalanine--tRNA ligase alpha subunit translates to MADVELQSTCEPLPGEVGAEAVREAGSMADNPVSELLLQRLQDVGCGGLHSLELAAELGLDHQQVVGAVKSLQSLGELIEAEQRSGRRWELSPEGEEIAREGSHEARVFYCLPQEGLPQSELMKLPIGKIGFSKAMSNRWIRLDKSAAGGPRVFPAVASVVDAVKEKLSLILQEKADQISEKERGELKKRKLLNEVTVKTYWVTKGSGFSTSIAKQETDLTPEMIASGSWRDKKFKAYNFNALGVMPESGHLHPLMKVRTQFRQIFLEMGFTEMPTNNFVESSFWNFDALFQPQQHPARDQHDTFFILDPADATQFPMDYLERVKKVHSEGGYGSQGYKYAWSILDAQKNLLRTHTTAVSARMLYKLAQQEFTPVKYFSIDRVFRNETLDATHLAEFHQIEGVVADYGLTLGDLMGVLKEFFNKLGITKLRFKPAYNPYTEPSMEVFSYHEGLKKWVEVGNSGVFRPELLLPMGLPEDVSVIAWGLSLERPTMIKYGINNIRELVGHKVNLQMVYDGPICRLDS, encoded by the exons ATGGCTGACGTGGAGCTTCAATCGACATGTGAGCCACTTCCGGGTGAGGTCGGCGCAGAAGCAGTGAGAGAAGCCGGCAGCATGGCGGATAATCCGGTGTCAGAGCTGCTTCTCCAGCGGCTGCAGGATGTGGGCTGCGGGGGTTTGCACAGCCTGGAGCTGGCGGCGGAGCTGGGCCTGGATCACCAGCAGGTGGTGGGGGCTGTGAAGAGCCTGCAGTCcctgggggag CTAATCGAGGCGGAGCAGAGATCCGGCAGGCGCTGGGAGCTGAGCCCCGAGGGGGAAGAGATCGCTCGGGAGGGCAGCCATGAGGCCAGAGTCTTCTACTGTCTGCCCCAAGAGGGGCTGCCACAGAGCGAGCTCATG AAGCTGCCGATAGGGAAGATCGGCTTCAGTAAGGCCATGTCTAACCGCTGGATCCGCCTGGATAAGTCGGCGGCGGGCGGGCCCCGGGTCTTCCCTGCG GTGGCGTCCGTAGTAGACGCAGTGAAGGAGAAACTCTCGCTGATCCTGCAGGAAAAGGCCGATCAGATCAGCGAGAAAGAGCGGGGCGAGCTGAAGAAGAGGAAACTTCTCAACGAAGT GACGGTTAAAACGTACTGGGTGACGAAGGGGAGCGGATTCAGCACCAGCATCGCCAAGCAAGAGACGGACCTAACGCCAGAGATGATCGCCAG cggTTCCTGGCGAGATAAGAAGTTTAAAGCGTATAATTTTAACGCGCTGGGCGTGATGCCGGAGTCGGGGCACCTGCACCCGCTGATGAAAGTGCGCACGCAATTCCGCCAGATCTTCCTGGAGATGGG CTTCACAGAAATGCCCACGAATAATTTCGTCGAGAGCTCGTTCTGGAACTTCGACGCCCTTTTCCAGCCTCAGCAGCACCCGGCGAGAGATCAACATGACACGTTCTTCATACTGG ATCCCGCGGACGCAACACAATTTCCTATGGATTATCTTGAGCGGGTGAAGAAGGTTCATTCGGAGGGGGGATATGGCTCGCAGGG TTACAAATACGCTTGGAGTATCCTCGACGCCCAGAAGAACCTGCTCCGGACTCACACCACGGCGGTCAGCGCCCGGATGCTGTACAAACTCGCTCAGCAG gaGTTCACCCCTGTGAAGTATTTCTCCATTGACCGCGTGTTCCGGAACGAGACTCTGGACGCCACTCACTTAGCCGAGTTTCACCAGATTGAGGGAGTGGTGGCAGATTACGGATTAACTCTGGGAGACCTCATGGGCGTTTTAAAGGAGTTCTTCAACAAGCTTG GAATCACGAAATTGCGTTTCAAACCGGCTTACAACCCCTACACGGAGCCCAGTATGGAAGTGTTTAGCTACCACGAAG GTTTGAAGAAGTGGGTGGAGGTCGGCAATTCCGGTGTTTTCCGGCCGGAACTGCTGTTGCCTATGGGTTTGCCGGAAGACGTGTCCGTCATCGCGTGGGGGCTGTCTCTGGAAAG GCCGACCATGATCAAATACGGAATTAATAACATCCGGGAGCTGGTGGGGCACAAAGTGAACTTGCAGATGGTTTACGACGGCCCCATATGCCGACTGGATTCgtaa